The Penaeus vannamei isolate JL-2024 chromosome 15, ASM4276789v1, whole genome shotgun sequence genomic interval GAGTGGCAAAGTGCCAGAGTGTCAAAGATCCAAAGTGCCAAATGCCAAAGTGCCAAAGAACCAAAGTGCCAGAGTGGCAAAGTGCAAGAGTGTCAAAGATCCAAAGTGCCAAGTGCCAAAGTGTCAAAGATCCAAAGTGCCAAATGCAAAAGTGCCAAAGAACCAAAGTGCCAGAATGACAAAGTGCAAGAGTGTCAAAGATCCAAAGTACCAAATGCCAAAGTGCCCGAGTGCCAACGAACCAAAGTGCCAGAGTGCCAAAGAACCAAAGTGCCAGAGTGCCAAAGAACCAAAGTGCCAGAGTGGCAAAGTACAAGAGTGTCAAAGAACCAAAGTGCCAGAGTGCCAAAGAACCAAAGTGCCAGAGTGGCAAAGTACAAGAGTGTCAAAGATCCAAAGTGCCAGAGTGCCAAAGTGTCGGGGTATTGCAATGGCcaagggagggtgtggagagagCGCTTCCTCTGCGTGTGGCGAGTGCCATGGAAAGCGATGGGAGTGTTGGTTGATtgacatctatatatacgtatataaggaaatgtatattcatctctttctttttttctctctttctctttctatttctatttctctctctctctcccttccaacttcatcgtgtcctcctcctcctccttcccctcctctcccttctgcctcttcAACTTCTTCGtggttaggggagagagagagagagagagagagagagagagagagagagagagagagagagagagagagagagagagagagagagagagagagagagagagagagaaagagaaagagagagagagagagagagagagagaaagagagagagagagagagagaacaccttaAGGACGCACCGCAAATGGGACTTcgatgtgcaaaaaaaaaaaaaatatagtatttgtttttttgcttttctctttttttctttaaattttctcttctcttttccattttatctatctccttttctcttaatgTTCTCATTTTTGTATTAAGAGGTTgggcggagaaagaggaagagaaagaggaggaggaaggggcggggaaaaaaggaagaggaagaagaaagggggatagaatAAACGATGGAATGATATTGAAACAAGTTATTAATcccgaaaaatagaaagaaaaaccgaaaaaacaaaaaatagtaaaagcaaaagagaaacgcATTTTACCCCCGTTCGCTTTCATCCTTTTAATTGTTACATGTTTTACGTTATCTTAATGTAAAAGAATCTGACATTAAACAcaaaataatatgtaaatatacatacattcatacacacacacacacacacacacacacacacacacacacacacacacacacacacacacacacacacacacacacacacacacacacacacacacacacacacacacacacacacacacacacacacatatatatatatatatatatatatatatatatatatatatatatatatatatatatatatatatatatatacttataaatacacaccACCATAACCCAAAATATAATTGTGATCACGactccccaaaaaagaagaacaacaacaccaacactcaCCACCAAATCAACAACACCTCCACCTTTATCCCCAACatcatccccaaccccccacccttatCTCCAAAAACCGCTCATCACCTTTATCCCcaacatcaccactatcaccccttatcaccaccaccaaaaaaaaagaaaagaaaaaaaagaaagaaaggaagaaaaaaaaaaagaaaaagaaaaaaaaaataacaatcaacaccaacaacaacaacacctccaCCCTTACACCCaacatcaccaccctcacccccaccccacccctcaaccaccccttaacaccaccaccactaccaaaaaaacaataaaaaaaggaaagaaagaaagaaagaaagaaagagagagaaagaagagagagagagagagagagagagagagagagagagagagagagagagagagagagagggggagagagagagaaagagagagagagagggggtggggagaaatagacggatgagaaagagagagagagagaaagaaagaaataaagaaagaaagaaagaaagaaagaaagagagagagagagaagaaaagaaagaaagaaagaaaaatcaaaggacACGCAGTTGCACACGATCCTCTCAATGGgacttcctcctctttgtcctttctGTGGCGTTTCAAGGAATCTGTGGTGCTTTTTGGGCGTGGTGGGGGCGtatggagggtgtgtgtgcgtgcgtgcgtgtgtgtgcgtgtgtgtgtgtgtgtgtgtgtgtgtgtgtgtgagtgtgtgtgtgtgtgtgtgtgtgtgtgtgtgtgtgtgtgtgtgtgtgtgtgtataaatatgtatataaatacatatctatatatatatatatatatatatatatatatatatataaatatatataaatatatatatattatatacacacacacacacacacacacacacacacacacacacacacacacacacacacacacacacacatatatatatatatatatatatatatatatatatatatatatatatatatatgtatatatatatatatatatatatatatatatatatatatatatatgtatatatatatatatatatatatatatatatatatatatatatatatatatatatatatatatatatgtattggttaTGTCTACATGAGACAAATATAGAtagttagctagatagatagatagacagatagatagataaatagatagataagacagacagacaaacagacaaataaataggtaggtagatacataaggcagacgtacagatagatagatcgatcagacagacagacagataagtaggtagataaggcagacagacagataaataaacatagataaacataataaacatggATATAAACAAGACAAACATTTTAATACCAACGAAAACACAAggcaaaaaagaaacgaaagaaaagaaagaaagaaagaaagaacgaaagaacgaaagaagtcCGTTTAACAGGTGAGCACTTAATGAGCACCTAAGTTGATAGTCCGTATTTGCAACTCATCTTAGGATTGTAGAGATTTTTGCAACTTACTCTTGTGAAGAAAATGGGTAGGTATGGCAACGTGCCAGttgttgagacagagagagggagggataagaggagagagagagagggggaatggggggaggggagggagagaaagggagaggaggagagggagggagggagagggagagagagggaaggagggagagtgggagagggagggggagcaatggagagagattgatgaaagggagggacggaaaaaagaataatgaagagaaaaaaacagaaatagagaaacaaggaaaaaatagagagacggagagaacgagaaagtaaaaaaaaaaaaaaaaaaaaaaaaaaaacggatatagGAAAGCAACAATagctaaaagaagaggaagaagaagaaagagaataagataagaaaattaccaaaataaaaaaaagaaagaaaaataataataaataaataatagatataaataaaaaagagagaagaaaaataaagatgaagcaGAGACATGTAACAGAACGAGAAGACAAATACCTCGACACGTGTACACAGCGGTCGCAGAAAATGAATTTATCAGAGCTAATGCAAGCTGGTATATTTCGCTTGTATTTTTTCAACGCAAAACTTTTCATATCTGATACCAAACTTTTAATGTCAAAAGTTGtagtcttttttttgcttttttgcttccGATATAAAAAGTAAATCACGCAAGTTTCGAAACgggttcatttttttattctataactAAATATACTATACtcgtatacaatttttttttctccttcattgttattttttcgagCCTCCTGTCGTGATGTGAAGTAACAAGTGTGTGTACCCAGGCGGGGattaaagggaaaataaaaagaaagaaaaaaaatgcgtttctgattatcgtgtgtgtgtgtgtgtgtgtgtgtgtgtgtgtgtgtgtttgtgtgtgtgtttgtgtatgtgttgtgtgtgtgtgtgtgtgtgtgtgtgtgtgtgtgtgtgtgtgtgtgtgtgtgtgtgtgtgtgtgtgtgtgtgtgtgtgtgtgtgtgtgtgtgtgtgtatgtgcgtgagcgtgtgtgtgtgcgtgcgtgcgtgtgtgtgtgtgtgtgtgtgtgtgtgtgtgtgtgtgtgcgtgtgtgtgtgtgtgtgtctgtgtgtttgttcgtgtgtgtgtgtgtgtgtgtttgcgtatgtttgtttgtttgtgtgtgtgtgcgtgtgcgtgtgcgtgtgcgtgtgcgtgtgcgtatgcgtattcgtgtgcgtgtgcgtgtgtgtatgcgtatgcgtgtgcgtgtgcgcgtgtgtgcgtgtatgttcacGTACGTACATTCGTATTCATGTATGTCAATGTGGGTGTCTGTTCGTGCTCGCGTGTAAGTgtctgtatgcgtatatgtatgtatacataacaaatatatgcgtgtatgcctTGCGCGTTTATTTGTGTACCTGACCTTTGACCCCTGAATCCAAAGGACTCAAGATTACGCCATAAAAAAGAAAGTAGGTCGACGATGCGTAATAGTAAAGTATGCATTTTGGTCGATAATTGTGTACCCTTCTCGCGATCTTTATCATCAAAGGTATGGAagagattaagaggaggaggagcgaaggagggggtaagaagagagcttcgttttctttctttcttttttttctatctctgtctctttctctatctctatctttctctttctttctctctctctctctctctctctctctctctctctctctctctctctctctctctctctctctctctctctctctctctctctctctctctctctctctctctctctctctctctctctctctctctctctctctctctctctctctctctctctctctctctctctctctctctctctctctctctctctctctctctctctctctctctctctctctctctctctctccctcacccgcctccccctcctctccctctctctctctctcagacaaacTTAATTTTCTCTCAGTGGTAAAGTTCGCGAAGTGTACAAAGCAAAAGTGTAATAACGAGAGGAGTAAGGGCGTCGAGAGAGCAGTGACATGAAGCTCTGCCCTCACttcaagaagggggaggggggaggataagggagggaggatagggagaggagagataacaatggggaggagagggagaaggaaaggagaggtctAAGATGTGTTGCAGTGGGgtattggggaagggaagggagggaggggatgcgagggtaggggagggagggagacgagaggtagggaggggaggcgaggggaggggagaggagcgaggggaggggagaggagggagggagacaaggtaCGGGAAGTAAGAATCCCTAAGACATTTTCCTCAGAATGTGAACCACTCCcttttcactccttcactccccatctcctcctcccccttttatccctcccccctccctcccctcccctcccctctcttttcttcgcaccttccaccccccccccctccaccccctccttccatccccctttttctttcatcctcaaAAGATGTGACAAGGATATCACATATCGCTCTTtttacccatcccccctcctctccttcccccctcctcctcctcctcttcttctcctctcctcccttccccccccaccccctcctccccgtacACGTCAAGAAGACCCTGTGTTGGTGACTTTCCTCCAGGGGAGATCGCGGCTTTGGAGatccaaggggaaggggaacagccacgcacacacacacgtatacatacacacacacacacacacacacacacacacacgcacacacacacacacacacacacacacacacacacacacacacacacacacacacacacacacacacacatatatatatatacatacacgcacacatacatacacatacatacacatacacacacacaagcacacacacacgcccacacataatTATTTCTTCAACTGACAGTTTTAACAACACAAACGATGCATTTGTGAGTAGAAAATCAACGTTTTAATGATTTACTTCAAACGTTTCGAATGTACGTTATTCATAGACATACttttaaaaggataatgatatgaaaataaaaattatgcatAAAAATCGTTTATATACgtacttttaaatgataatgataaaaaagatataaaaaatacatagatattcttttaagataatgataaaaaagatataaaagacaccaaagaaaagaaaaagaaaagaaaagaaaaaaaaatccaatcttTGTCCTCATCATCTTTACAATGCTGATTCTCCTCCTTATCACTAATGTCataattgatatcaatatcatcattacgttGCGACATCGataatcttcatcataatcactattagcaacatcattattacaatacatgaatacaaataaataaaatgaaaagtcaatagataaataaataaataaacagaaaacaaataaataaaaaatgcttCAAAGTTGGAACAGAATTTGTTATGTTTAAAGCTGCTTTGTTGACATTTTATATTAACAGAAACGCTGTATCATTACCATGAAAGAGGAAATATGGAGCACAGAtcatttcgtttttattcttctctctctctcactccctttctctttctatctttatcactatctctatttctatctttgcctctctctccctctctctctttctttctctttctccctctctctctctctctccctccctccctccctccctccctctctctctctctctctccctctgtctcttctctttcgttctcttgctaTATTTCttgccttctttgtttttttctcagttGTACTGTTTCATTTTccattctccatctttctccttcttttttctctctatattatttttcttatttctttttttctttttctttctctcaacccactattcatttctttttgtttctttctttttgtactatctctctctctctctttgtgtgtgcaaacacagacacagacacactcacacacacacacacacacacacacacacacacacacacacacacacacacacacactaaagataattttcaaaaataataCAAGCGTAATTCAACgatttcacttcccttccttgcTGAAAAAATGAAATGTGTAGTTGAAACTCCTCCTCCATTGTATACAGATATTTCatttaataataaatgtaatagctaatatattgcatataatatatgcagatatggatgaataacacacataaaaaagaaattcacacatatctatacacacacacacacgcacgcgcgcgcacacgcacatacacagacaaacacacacacatacacacacacacacatacacacacacagacacaaacacacacacacacacacacacacagacacacacacacacacacacacacacacacacacacacacacacacatatatatatatatatatatatatatatatatatatatatatatatatatatatatatatatgtttgtattcacacacaccgGTATAACAAACCCTCGTTACACGGAAGCGACAGCGACAGAAAAACGTAACTGTATTTAGACATATTAATTATGAGAACGTATGCGCTGTATATCATATTACGCTGCAGTGATGCAATATTCAGCGCTGGGCCAGAGTATGTATAGTATATTCGTTGAGTATAATGTAAATATACTTGTTTCTCtacctttttaaaaattcatttttCTGTGTCTTAATTCttaattctattctatttctcaattcctgattctatttttttttctcatttttaaagGGGTTTGGAAAAATGACTTTTTTTCTCACGAAGACGAAgtaaagggaaagaggataaggGCACATaaaggatgatgaggaagattgAATGAAAGATATTGACAAAGTTGAGGGTAAAgaagggagtgtgtgcgtgtgtgtacacacgagaAGAATGTGAAAGAAACTGGCTTTAAcctttataataaaaatgatgctacCAACAGCACtagaaatagcaacaaaaacaacgacgaaaacaaaaactgcaacaacgtcaacaacaacaacgacgacaacagcaacaaaaataataacaataatgtaaacaagaaaagagaacaagaaaaaaaaatcttaccagcACTGACCACAAGACTTTGTTTCCTTACAACATTGaccacaaatgataatgataacaaaaaagaaaaaaacaacaaagaaacacctTAATAATATTAAccacaaatgaagaaaaaaagaaaggaaaaaggaaagaaaaaataactggcCGCGGACAGGTCGGGCGCCGAAACTGCTCTTTCTACCTTGGTTCTCCTAAAGCAGATATTTCCTTCTGATCGTATGagccaatatcaccatcatcatcaagctTTATATCAGATGGATACATCCCTCTTCTGAGATaggggtggataggtaggtagggagagataagtaggtagatagggagagggagggaggaaagggggaagggagagggagaaggacgaagtAAAGGATAGCGTCAACTGGAAATTACTTGTAAGTTACAAAATTATTTAGAAACTCGCTTTGCCGTCAGACCGTGATACaaaaataatgtatattgtaCTTGACTGATGACTTTACTCACACGAAATataatatgtaatgtaatattatatgtaATGTAACGAACAGACCGACACATACAGAGCCatggagaaagaaaacacacacacacacacacacacacacacacacacacacacacacacacacacacacacacacacacacacacacacacacacacacacacacacacacacacacacacacacatacacacacacacacacacacacacacacagaagatagCTCACATAAAAGTCATGTTTAATGAAGGTTCGACGATATGTCTTTCAGCCTTCATAACGAGAACTTTACAGCGATATTACAACGGTCGTTATGCGCTCATGGCCGGCCGAACGACACCGCATTAATCACGGAAATGCATGGTATTTAGGAGCTCAGTGCCTAccacaacatttttttcttttgaaagtgAATTTAAAACGAACAAAACCCCCGAATCCCCGGCTCATCCTTAGCGAATTCCGACCCCGAGCGCACGGACAAAGCCCCCAGCCCGCCAGCCCTTTCTTGGCTCCTCCAGAAATACAAACAGACCCTGTCATTACCTCCCGGGAAATGCTGAAGCCGCCAGCCTCCCCGCCACTTCAGTCAAAATTACCTCCATTACCTCACGTgggtctctctatccctctcgacGTCGCGGTATCCCGGCTACAAAGGCATAGACGGATGGGATACGAAAGGTAATCTATATACTAAGTTATACGCTATTCCCATGTTGCTTGGCTAAGTGATCGACGTTGGTCTGGGAAGTAGGGTTATTAGCTATAACTTGGGTGAGGGGATGGTTGGgagcttgtgtatgtatgtgagtattatGATGAatgttgtgtatgtttatgtttttttttatttttagaggtAAATGTGTTTGTGAGATGTGATTAAACCTGCGTTTGCTTGagttgtgtattttttatgtaaatatgcatatgtgtgaaaTGTGAttgaattcttttttatttttttattttttacaaaaaCATTTGTTTGGGATATGTGATAAAACGTTTGTTTGCATTTTTGACACGTTCTTGATATAAAATGAAATTGcacgtctataaatatataaatcccctctctctctctctctgtatgcgtgtgtgtgtgtgtgtgtgaatagtgtgtgtgtgtgtgtttgcgcgtgtatgtgtgtgtgtgtgtatgcgtgtgtgtgcgtgtgcgtatgcgtgcgtgcgtgcgtgcgtgtgtgtgtgtgtatgtgtgtgtgtgtgtgagtgtatgtgtgtgtgtgtatgcgtgtgtgtgtgtatgcgtgtgtgtatgaatgtatgtgtgcgtgcgtgtgcgtccgtatgCGTGCCTAAGAGGATAATTCGGTCAGTCGGCTTTTGCACCGAAAATGACTCCCTGCATTTCGGACGCCATGGTGATCCCCATCAACCAATTCCATAATTAATTTGGAGATCACTTAATCCTCCTCCTATCACTCATCTTCTCACTTCATTTACCTCATTAATTAGAATTGCAAATCATCTTAATCCTTTTGTGTCGTGGGCCTCGGAAATCATTTTTCTTGTGACATGTCGAGGGGCAGGtttttcgtttatctatctatcagtctatcagtttatctatccatctgttaatgtctatcaatctatatgtttatctatcttattagCTATATAGCAGTTTATCTGTATATTAGTCTATcggtttatctatccatcatattatatctatttatctatatatttatgtatcttattaactatatatatctattaatttatcagattaactgtctatctatccatttgtgcatctcattatctatctatctattcatgtatctaattatctatctatctattcatgtatctaattatctatctatttatgcatctatctatccaactatttatgtatctagttatgcatccatctatttgtcaatctatctatatatctatatcaatctatctacatatatatctcatcatctttctatctatgttgatgatggttatgatataatgatgatgactaacaGCCAGCGTCTCGACccaatggatattcatatatacaaacatgcatatgcacagaaataaatgaaataaacgcATATCTGTCAATGTGTGTGATAGGtataaattcatctatctatccgggagatatgcaaaaaaaagactgatgtatttttttctttgtatttgcacGTATGTGTAATAGAAATCTTCCAGGTCGGGTTTGGCACAATTccaataaataatatatgattaATAATTGACGGGCGATGGGTAATGggtgatcatgatagtgatagtaatcaggatgacaatgaagatgacgatgaagatgatgaaagtgACGATTATCATGACGATAGTGAGGGTGACCCagacgataataaaaatcatcataacaacTTGTAgcactgaaaataacaataacaatggcaatgatgacatCACCAAAGCCGAAaacgaacaacaataacagacagacacaaacagcaaattctataaacaaaaatatagcttcgtctttcctcacctcccttccttggCCCATCCTGCCGCCCAAGGCCTACTGACTAACTTGATAAGGGCTaggtccccccacccccaccccacgccccctccATTCTCTTAATTTACCGGAAACACGAGTAGATAAAAAAACAATTGAGGAAAAAATACATGGGGGAAATACAGTGTTGATATAGCATTTATGATACGTGATGCATGATATTtactaacaacaatagtaatatcattactattattattatccttatcattattattattattatcattattattatcattactatcattattaataatagagataataatggcaataataataacaacaataacaataacaacaaaaataatgataaaaacaaaacaataataataacaacaataaaagttacATTAAGAGCAAACCCTTTAAAACAAcagtcatgatgatag includes:
- the LOC138864113 gene encoding cornifin alpha-like → MAKLLLLLLGARVPKCQRTKVPEWQSARVSKIQSAKCQSAKEPKCQSGKVQECQRSKVPSAKVSKIQSAKCKSAKEPKCQNDKVQECQRSKVPNAKVPECQRTKVPECQRTKVPECQRTKVPEWQSTRVSKNQSARVPKNQSARVAKYKSVKDPKCQSAKVSGYCNGQGRVWRERFLCVWRVPWKAMGVLVD